In Bradyrhizobium sp. G127, one genomic interval encodes:
- a CDS encoding P-II family nitrogen regulator, translated as MKIVMAIIKPFKLEEVRDALTAIGVHGLTVTEVKGYGRQKGHTEIYRGAEYAVSFLPKIKIEVAVASTQVDKTIEAITGAAKTGQIGDGKIFVINLDHAVRIRTGEADAAAL; from the coding sequence ATGAAAATTGTTATGGCCATCATCAAGCCATTCAAGCTGGAAGAGGTCCGCGATGCCCTGACCGCCATTGGCGTTCACGGTCTCACGGTAACGGAAGTCAAGGGATATGGTCGGCAGAAGGGCCATACGGAAATCTACCGCGGCGCTGAATACGCCGTGAGTTTCCTGCCCAAGATCAAGATCGAGGTCGCTGTCGCCTCGACTCAGGTCGACAAGACCATTGAAGCGATCACCGGTGCTGCAAAGACCGGCCAGATCGGCGACGGCAAAATCTTCGTCATCAACCTCGACCATGCGGTGCGTATCCGCACGGGTGAGGCTGATGCTGCCGCCCTCTGA